One Chryseobacterium wanjuense genomic region harbors:
- a CDS encoding TonB-dependent receptor plug domain-containing protein yields MDIKRSLVLLFSSYGCFLFAQEKTIDTVYIFDNQMNKVKLFHKVNTITPKDIEKNTTNLSELLRFQSQVYIKENGRGAVSSPSFRGTSAGHTAFVWNGININSNFLGQGDVNNIPLFGYDQLEVKAGGGSVQYGSSAIGGSIHLNNNLDFNKDFGAALYSEVASFDTYNNFAKASFSNDKFSFKVSGNYFISQNDYEVREKEYINRNGRYYNTSVNVGASYKIAPHQTISWQNQIFDGSQYYPIFVENGNKTKYKAQTLRSLLAWDIHKSKLSNSLKAAYTEDNFQYFGDIDKPKESGAEGKNYIFKNDFNYFITPKINVNVIGEFQVNKGEGYQSGIGDISRNMGSVAGLVRYFATQDLRFEAGVKKDFVEDISSPLLYSFSGKWNAMKWYNIGMSVSRNLRIPSFNDLYWEKGGNPDLLPETSTNLDMDHEFSFGDFKITLSPYYMDVKNYINWLPTPYGYWAAFNTYKAEIYGLESQVTFNKNFGKHGFRLNAGYTYSKSINKDTGMQMVYVPIHKAFGNIDYQYNFLRVYVQGLFNGLTYTTTDEKRADAIDPYFVLNTGISATLLKKYTLGFKVNNITNTVYQTVSYYPMPKRNYSVYATINF; encoded by the coding sequence ATGGATATAAAAAGATCTTTAGTACTGCTTTTTTCGTCTTACGGTTGTTTTCTTTTTGCACAAGAGAAGACGATAGATACCGTTTACATCTTTGATAATCAAATGAATAAGGTGAAACTTTTTCATAAAGTCAATACCATTACCCCAAAAGACATCGAGAAAAATACCACCAACCTTTCGGAACTTTTACGTTTTCAATCCCAGGTTTATATTAAAGAAAATGGTCGTGGAGCTGTTTCTTCGCCTTCATTCAGAGGGACAAGCGCGGGACATACTGCTTTTGTGTGGAACGGAATTAATATCAATTCTAATTTTCTGGGACAGGGAGATGTGAATAATATTCCGCTTTTCGGATATGATCAGCTCGAGGTAAAAGCCGGCGGAGGAAGCGTGCAATACGGAAGCTCGGCCATCGGAGGAAGCATTCACCTGAATAATAACCTTGATTTTAACAAAGATTTTGGAGCTGCACTCTATTCTGAAGTCGCTTCTTTTGACACTTATAATAATTTTGCGAAGGCTTCATTTAGCAATGATAAATTCAGTTTTAAAGTTTCGGGAAATTATTTTATCAGCCAGAACGATTATGAAGTTCGGGAGAAGGAGTACATCAACAGAAACGGAAGATATTACAATACCTCGGTGAATGTAGGAGCTTCTTATAAAATTGCTCCCCATCAAACAATTTCGTGGCAAAACCAAATTTTTGACGGCTCACAATACTACCCGATTTTTGTAGAAAACGGAAATAAAACCAAATATAAAGCCCAGACTTTAAGAAGTTTATTGGCTTGGGACATCCATAAATCCAAGCTTTCCAACAGTCTGAAAGCGGCTTATACAGAAGATAATTTCCAGTATTTCGGAGATATTGACAAACCTAAAGAAAGCGGTGCGGAAGGAAAGAATTATATTTTTAAAAATGATTTTAATTATTTCATCACCCCAAAAATCAATGTCAATGTGATCGGAGAATTTCAGGTGAATAAAGGAGAAGGATATCAGTCGGGAATAGGAGATATCAGCAGAAACATGGGATCTGTAGCCGGTTTGGTGAGATATTTTGCGACTCAGGATCTTCGTTTTGAAGCTGGAGTGAAAAAAGATTTTGTGGAAGACATCAGCTCTCCCCTTCTATACTCTTTTTCAGGAAAATGGAATGCCATGAAATGGTATAACATAGGAATGAGCGTTTCCAGAAACTTGAGAATCCCTTCCTTTAATGATCTTTATTGGGAAAAAGGAGGAAATCCTGACCTGCTTCCGGAAACTTCAACCAATTTGGATATGGATCATGAATTCAGTTTTGGTGATTTTAAAATTACTTTAAGTCCGTATTACATGGATGTCAAAAACTACATCAACTGGCTTCCGACACCTTACGGATACTGGGCTGCATTCAACACTTACAAAGCTGAAATTTACGGTCTGGAATCTCAGGTTACTTTTAATAAAAACTTTGGAAAACACGGTTTCAGGCTGAACGCCGGGTATACCTATTCAAAATCGATCAATAAAGACACGGGAATGCAGATGGTGTATGTTCCTATTCATAAAGCGTTCGGGAATATCGATTATCAGTATAATTTCCTGAGAGTGTATGTTCAGGGGCTTTTCAACGGTCTTACGTACACGACAACAGACGAAAAAAGAGCGGATGCGATAGATCCATATTTCGTTTTGAATACTGGCATTTCTGCTACCCTTCTTAAAAAATATACTTTAGGATTTAAAGTAAATAATATTACAAACACAGTCTATCAAACGGTTTCCTATTATCCGATGCCGAAAAGAAACTACAGTGTTTATGCAACAATTAATTTTTAA
- a CDS encoding DinB family protein — MTDFQKYVQRYLDNIPSENWLGELKNSEEKTIALYSKLSEEQSLFAYDEGKWTLKELLLHLSDTERVFQYRILAFARGDQNELPGFDEEIYAKNSFANERSLESLLEEYKLVRKSSQILLETMNSSALNNIGTANGNQISAETIGKLIVGHNFHHLNIIEERYLPKL, encoded by the coding sequence ATGACTGATTTTCAAAAATACGTTCAGAGATATTTAGACAATATTCCTTCCGAAAACTGGTTGGGAGAATTGAAAAACTCAGAAGAAAAAACAATCGCTCTCTATTCAAAACTCTCAGAAGAGCAATCACTATTTGCCTACGATGAAGGTAAATGGACGTTGAAAGAACTTCTTCTGCATCTCTCGGACACAGAAAGGGTTTTTCAATACAGGATTTTAGCTTTCGCAAGAGGCGACCAAAATGAATTGCCTGGTTTCGATGAAGAAATTTATGCTAAAAATTCTTTTGCAAACGAAAGAAGTCTGGAGTCATTATTGGAAGAGTACAAATTGGTCAGAAAATCATCCCAGATTTTACTGGAAACCATGAATTCTTCTGCCTTAAATAACATCGGAACCGCCAACGGAAACCAAATTTCCGCAGAAACAATCGGAAAACTGATTGTAGGACACAATTTCCACCATCTGAATATTATTGAAGAAAGATATTTGCCGAAGTTGTGA
- a CDS encoding L-threonylcarbamoyladenylate synthase, with the protein MEKIINILKSGGTILYPTDTIWGIGCDATNIEAVNKIFDIKKREKNKSMIILVESEKRLQDLVDVPEMAWEIIDLSEKPVTIVYENPRGLPKELLAEDGSIGIRLVKNDFCKKLITKLNKPLVSTSANFSGDKSPLKFSDISPEIIDLVDYAVEEDREKVSKYSGSSVIKIWSDNRIKVLRE; encoded by the coding sequence ATGGAAAAAATCATCAACATCCTAAAATCCGGCGGCACCATCCTATACCCAACAGACACGATTTGGGGAATCGGCTGTGACGCAACAAATATTGAGGCCGTCAACAAAATTTTTGACATCAAGAAGCGGGAAAAAAACAAATCCATGATCATTTTGGTGGAATCTGAAAAGAGACTGCAGGACTTGGTGGATGTTCCGGAAATGGCGTGGGAAATTATTGATCTGAGTGAAAAACCGGTAACCATCGTTTACGAAAACCCAAGAGGATTGCCGAAGGAATTGCTAGCCGAAGACGGAAGCATAGGAATTCGTTTGGTGAAAAATGATTTTTGTAAAAAATTAATCACAAAATTAAATAAACCTTTAGTGTCAACCTCCGCCAATTTCAGTGGAGATAAAAGTCCGTTGAAATTCTCGGATATTTCTCCGGAAATCATAGATCTGGTGGATTATGCCGTGGAAGAAGACAGGGAAAAAGTTTCAAAATATTCAGGATCTTCGGTGATAAAAATCTGGAGCGACAACAGAATAAAAGTTTTACGCGAATAA
- the tnpA gene encoding IS200/IS605 family transposase has product MSFIKIYVHIVFSTMNRNPYLNTVDLRIKVWKHIKENATEKGIFLDMINGYSDHCHCLVSLGSNQNIEKIVQLLKGESSHWINKNQLTKDTFSWQDEYFAVSVSESMLESVRNYIKNQEKHHKRKSFTEEYQEFIDKYNFK; this is encoded by the coding sequence ATGTCTTTTATTAAAATTTATGTTCATATTGTATTTTCTACAATGAATAGAAACCCTTATTTGAATACAGTAGATTTAAGAATTAAAGTTTGGAAACATATCAAAGAAAATGCTACAGAAAAAGGCATTTTTTTAGATATGATAAATGGATATTCAGATCATTGCCATTGTTTAGTTTCTTTAGGCTCAAATCAAAATATTGAAAAAATTGTGCAGCTATTGAAAGGAGAATCTTCTCATTGGATTAATAAAAATCAATTGACTAAAGATACATTTTCCTGGCAGGACGAATATTTTGCAGTGTCAGTTTCGGAATCCATGTTGGAGTCTGTTAGAAATTATATTAAAAATCAGGAAAAACATCATAAAAGGAAGTCATTCACAGAAGAGTATCAGGAATTTATTGATAAATATAATTTTAAATAG
- a CDS encoding YncE family protein has protein sequence MKINRLLTLVFASALLFNVSCSDDDNVTEEMYYGNGFLVANEGNFGKPNAEVTYVSSDLSIKQDNIFSSNNGGSNLGDVLQSITYSGENAYLLLNNSNKIQVVNRYNFKRTGEITSQLNSPRYMAFANNNIYVTNDKYGGDKFVSIYKSSDLSFVKKITFTDNVERVVEAGNNIFVQNASYGFGNKITYITTSNNEIQSTITLPSGNINKMIESNDMIYAIAAGTSDSYIYQISNTGSITKTYTLTGIANATNLEIEKNKIYFTSGLNVYAMDVTATTAPSAPLFTVANSIDPYSNLYGFSVVNDKIFTSDANGFTQDSKISVYSTSGSLIKSFTAGKGTNAFYWN, from the coding sequence ATGAAAATAAACAGACTTTTGACACTTGTATTTGCATCTGCATTACTTTTCAATGTTTCGTGTAGTGATGATGATAATGTAACGGAAGAAATGTACTACGGAAACGGATTCCTGGTTGCGAATGAAGGAAATTTCGGGAAGCCGAATGCTGAAGTGACGTATGTAAGTTCGGATTTAAGCATTAAACAAGACAATATTTTCTCCAGCAATAATGGAGGCTCAAATCTTGGAGATGTTTTGCAGTCGATCACTTACAGCGGAGAAAATGCTTATCTTTTATTAAATAACTCCAATAAAATACAGGTTGTCAACCGCTATAACTTTAAGAGAACAGGGGAAATCACTTCTCAACTTAATTCGCCACGTTATATGGCTTTTGCCAACAACAATATCTACGTAACCAACGATAAATACGGGGGTGACAAATTTGTAAGCATTTATAAATCTTCTGATCTGTCTTTCGTGAAAAAAATCACTTTTACAGATAATGTTGAGAGAGTTGTAGAAGCCGGAAACAATATTTTTGTGCAAAATGCGTCATACGGTTTCGGAAATAAAATTACTTATATCACGACTTCCAACAACGAGATCCAATCTACGATCACTTTGCCGAGCGGAAACATCAATAAGATGATTGAAAGCAACGATATGATCTATGCAATTGCTGCAGGAACTTCAGATTCTTATATCTATCAGATTTCCAACACGGGAAGCATTACAAAAACATATACTCTGACAGGTATTGCCAATGCTACCAATCTGGAAATTGAGAAAAATAAAATATATTTCACTTCAGGACTTAATGTGTATGCAATGGATGTAACGGCTACAACCGCTCCTTCTGCTCCATTATTCACTGTGGCTAACAGCATTGATCCTTATTCAAACCTATACGGATTCAGTGTGGTAAATGACAAAATTTTCACATCAGATGCGAATGGATTTACGCAGGACAGCAAAATCAGTGTATATTCTACATCAGGATCTTTAATCAAGTCTTTTACGGCTGGTAAAGGTACCAACGCATTTTACTGGAACTAA
- a CDS encoding cytidine deaminase has translation MKKETQISYEYFKNSSELNDIERKLFERAKQARENAYAPYSQFLVGCAILLENGEIYSGNNQENAAFPSGLCAERTTLFWVAANFPNVKIKKIFVVGGPKEFHEKNPPIPPCGACRQSLIEYETKQNENIDLYFSSMNEEVVKVHSIKDLLPFYFDATFL, from the coding sequence ATGAAAAAAGAAACTCAAATCAGTTACGAATATTTTAAGAATAGCAGTGAACTGAACGATATAGAAAGAAAATTGTTCGAAAGAGCAAAACAAGCCCGCGAAAATGCATACGCTCCCTATTCACAGTTTTTGGTAGGATGTGCCATTTTGCTTGAAAACGGAGAAATCTACTCCGGAAACAACCAAGAAAACGCAGCTTTTCCATCCGGGCTTTGTGCAGAAAGAACAACATTATTCTGGGTTGCCGCCAATTTTCCGAATGTAAAAATTAAAAAGATTTTTGTAGTGGGTGGCCCGAAAGAATTTCATGAGAAAAACCCTCCGATTCCGCCTTGTGGAGCCTGCAGACAAAGCTTAATTGAGTATGAAACAAAGCAAAATGAAAATATCGATCTCTATTTTTCGAGTATGAATGAAGAGGTGGTAAAAGTGCATTCTATTAAGGATTTGCTGCCGTTTTATTTTGATGCGACGTTTTTGTAG
- a CDS encoding CCA tRNA nucleotidyltransferase, whose translation MFINLNQNKNLKLFKIISEVADRNNQSVYIVGGYVRDLLMKRKASTDIDFVTEQSGIELAQSVAKEIDPKMKVSVFKTYGTAMIRYKDLELEFVGARKESYTENSRKPEVEGGTIEDDQKRRDFTINAMAISLNKDNFGELVDPFNGIGDLENGILRTPLEPAQTYSDDPLRMMRAIRFASTLQFQIEENSLEAIKQEAERIKIVSMERIMVEFNKIMLSQKPSLGLKLMEQTGLMKLIIPELIDLKGVEEVEGQTHKDNFYHTLEVVDNISENTDNLWLRWSALLHDIGKAPTKKFVEGTGWTFHGHEFLGSKMVKTLFQRLKLPLGPDMKYVQKMVKLSSRPIALITDDASDSALRRLLFDAGENLEDLFTLCKADITTKNSKKQEKFKKNFEYVAVKIKEVEEKDQVRNFQPPISGEEIMEMFNLKPGREIGILKEKVKEAILEGEIGNDSEEARNFVIAEAGKLGLSLA comes from the coding sequence ATGTTCATCAATTTAAATCAAAATAAAAATCTTAAACTTTTCAAAATAATTTCTGAGGTCGCCGACAGGAACAACCAGTCTGTATATATCGTTGGAGGCTATGTTCGGGACTTATTGATGAAAAGAAAAGCATCCACGGATATTGATTTTGTGACTGAACAAAGTGGTATTGAACTTGCCCAAAGTGTTGCCAAAGAAATTGATCCAAAAATGAAAGTTTCCGTTTTCAAAACGTACGGAACAGCGATGATCAGATACAAAGATCTTGAACTGGAATTTGTAGGAGCCCGAAAAGAAAGCTACACGGAAAACAGCCGTAAACCGGAAGTGGAGGGTGGTACGATTGAAGATGATCAGAAAAGAAGGGATTTCACGATAAATGCGATGGCGATTTCTTTAAATAAAGATAATTTCGGAGAGCTTGTAGATCCTTTCAACGGAATTGGTGATCTTGAGAATGGAATTTTAAGAACACCTTTAGAACCGGCTCAAACCTATTCTGATGATCCGTTGAGAATGATGAGGGCGATTCGTTTTGCCTCAACATTGCAGTTTCAGATTGAGGAAAATTCACTGGAAGCGATCAAACAGGAAGCAGAGAGAATCAAAATTGTTTCCATGGAAAGAATTATGGTTGAATTTAATAAAATCATGCTTTCCCAAAAGCCTTCGTTAGGTTTAAAATTAATGGAACAGACAGGTTTAATGAAATTAATTATCCCTGAATTAATCGATCTAAAGGGTGTAGAAGAGGTGGAAGGGCAAACCCATAAAGACAATTTTTACCACACGCTTGAGGTGGTTGATAATATTTCTGAAAACACAGATAATCTTTGGCTGCGTTGGTCTGCATTGCTTCACGACATCGGAAAAGCTCCGACAAAAAAGTTTGTTGAAGGTACAGGCTGGACGTTTCACGGGCATGAATTTTTAGGGTCAAAAATGGTGAAAACATTGTTTCAGAGATTGAAATTACCGTTAGGGCCGGACATGAAATACGTGCAGAAAATGGTAAAACTTTCCTCACGTCCAATCGCTTTGATCACGGATGACGCTTCGGATTCTGCATTGAGAAGACTTTTATTTGACGCCGGAGAAAATCTTGAGGATTTGTTCACGCTTTGCAAAGCCGATATTACCACGAAAAATTCTAAGAAACAGGAAAAGTTTAAAAAGAATTTCGAATATGTGGCTGTTAAGATTAAAGAAGTGGAAGAAAAAGATCAGGTAAGAAATTTCCAGCCGCCAATTTCGGGAGAAGAGATCATGGAAATGTTCAACCTTAAACCCGGACGCGAAATCGGTATTTTAAAAGAAAAAGTAAAAGAAGCCATTTTGGAAGGCGAGATCGGAAATGACAGCGAGGAAGCAAGAAATTTTGTAATTGCAGAAGCCGGAAAATTGGGGTTAAGTTTAGCTTAA